The segment GCAGCAACCACTACCGCGCTTTGCAACAATCACGGCAACTACAAGTTTGCAAATGAGAACAAAACATGAACAATACTGTGCGTGTATGATCACCGATTCCTCATATGGGCAGATTCTGCCATTCCCGCAGCCGGTCACCTTCGGGCGGCCTGCGCTGACCGATGTGCTGTGCGCAAAAACCGGCGATGCGGGGGCAATCAGCATTGTATTGGCAGAACTGGGTCAATCCGATCAGCCCATTGTCTGGGTGCAGGATTATCCGGCACGCCGCGAGAACGGTCAGCTTTATGCGGCTGGCCTGCGTTCGTTTCAGGTCACGCAGCCGATTTTGCGCATTACGGTCAGCCATCCGCGCGATGTTCTATGGGCGATGGAAGAAGCGGCGACTTGCGCGGGTTTGTCCGCCGTGATTGGCGAAGTTCATGGTGCGCCAAATGTGCTGAACTTCACAGCCACCAAACGATTGGCCATGCGGGCCGAGGTGTCGGGCATTCCCTTGTATCTGATCCGCAGTGGCGACCCCGGTGTGCTGAGTGCGGCCCGCGCACGATGGCGCGTAGCATCCTTGCCGTCCCAGCCAAATCCACACGACCCCAATGCCCCCGGAAAGGCGCAGTGGGATCTGGATTTGTTCCGCGCAAGGGGGCGCGAACCGGGCCGTTGGGTGGCGCAATATGACACGCAAGCCACAAGAGTCACAGATCGTCTCGGTCTGGTTCCCCGATCTGACCTTCGAGCGTTGGAAACGGGTGATCAGCGCGTATCGGACCGCGCCGGGCAGTGACGTGCCTGTGGTTTTGTCCCGTGAAGACACGCATGGCCCCGTTGTCTACAGCATCAACCAAGCGGCAAAAGAACGCGGTGTCAGCATCGGCGAACGCGTTGTTGATGCACAGGCGATTCATCCTGATTTGCATGTCGAGAGCGCTGATCTGGACGGTGATCAGGCCCTCATGCAGCGCCTTGTCTACTGGTGCAGGCGGTGGTGTCCCTGGACGGCTCAGGACGGCGTAGACGGGCTTTATATGGACGTGACAGGTGCTGCGCATTTATTCGGAGGCGAAGCGCGGATGCTGCACGATATGGTGCAACGTTTTGCGCTTCAAGGACTGACTGCGCGGTTGGCGATGGCCCCGACACCGGGGGCCGCGCAGGCATTGGCGCGATATGGGGCGCAGTATCAGATCACCGCGCAGCAGGATTTGATATCGGCTTTATCCTCACTGCCCGTGGCAGCTTTGCGCCTCACGCCTGACATGGTGCGTTTGCTCAACAGGCTTGGTCTCAAAGAAATCGGCGCACTTGCCGCTGTGCCCCGTGCCGCTTTGATGCAACGGTTCTCTGCTA is part of the Sulfitobacter geojensis genome and harbors:
- a CDS encoding ImuA family protein, whose protein sequence is MITDSSYGQILPFPQPVTFGRPALTDVLCAKTGDAGAISIVLAELGQSDQPIVWVQDYPARRENGQLYAAGLRSFQVTQPILRITVSHPRDVLWAMEEAATCAGLSAVIGEVHGAPNVLNFTATKRLAMRAEVSGIPLYLIRSGDPGVLSAARARWRVASLPSQPNPHDPNAPGKAQWDLDLFRARGREPGRWVAQYDTQATRVTDRLGLVPRSDLRALETGDQRVSDRAGQ